The Pygocentrus nattereri isolate fPygNat1 chromosome 12, fPygNat1.pri, whole genome shotgun sequence genome includes the window TAAAGTCACTTCTTATTCACcaacttgctttgtgcacaggggctcagtcatgctggaacaggaaagagtCTTCTCCAAAGTGTTGCCACAAAGAAAGCATATAATGGTGTAAAATGTTTGTACACCCcggcgaccctgacagagaaggcttagaaaatggatgaatggatggatgtttgtaCGCTGTAGCAGTATCCATCGCTGGAGGGTTGAGCTCAAACCATGAAAAACAGCCTTAGACCATTATCCATCCTCTACCAAACCTTACTGTTGGCTCagtgcattctggtaggtagtgCTCTCCTGGATTCCACCAAAATTGATTAATCAAACAGACTGTCATATAGTGAAGCGTGATTTataactccagagaacacatttccactgctccagagtctagTGTCTGCATGCTTTataccactccagctgacacttggcattatGCATTGTGATCTTAAGCTTGTTTGCAGCtgtttggccatggaaacccaattCACGGAAACCCAGCATCTCCACTCCATACATATGCATGGTCTACCTATCCATGGCTGAGTCGTTGTTGCTTTTATATGCTTTCAGTGGCATCCCATGACAGTACCATGTTTGAAGTGGCTGAGGTCCTCTTTATgactcattctactgccagtgtttgtatATGGCGATTATATATAAATGAGCTCTACAGTTAAATGGCCAGCTGAttttgttattatatatttGGGAACCAGTTGCACTAGTCACTAGTCATTTGAAGTCACAAAGAACTTTTTACCAGACAACATGGGAAGAGATGACCTAATATGGCCTTATCTATGACAAACCAGGTCTGGCCCTGTCTGTGGACGTGTGTTTTGACTGATAACTCAACAAGATGTCCAAAATTGCACCCAGAAACTTACAAAGGAGAGTTTAGGACACATAACAGTATGCTGCAgttacttttacttttcattttcttcatcaTAACTGAGCCTAGttaaaacagtaataacataCTGTAATGTAAGGATTTTATTCCttacataaaatgtatgtaaaagcTTACATTGTAACAGTCCCTCCTGTTCtgttttcatcataaaataGTTAAATGAATTTAAAGCGTAACTCAAAAGCTCCATATAACTTGATGATTACGATGTGTGCCATTCTAGAAAAGTCACAACTGTTCACAGAGTTGGTGAGAGGAATTAGAGCACAAAGAGGCCCTAAGAGCACAAATGATTACACACAtgctgatgcctgaaacattgttttttgatAGCTTTGAAATGAGattatatatatgtttaaataaatatatatttttaaataaactcaTGATGGAGATGAGTTTGCTGCGCTATATTTAGGGCATGGGTTCCTATTAACGTACTATCTAGAAAATATCAAGGAAGCACTTCACATTGAACTACTTTCTTtacaattaatttaaaaaaaaacattcagttcaGTGTTTAGCATAGTGAATGTGAAGCTCCTTCAAAAGTTCATAACAGAAATAGCAATAATGTAAAATTACTACTGACTTGTAATTTTCACAAAGAACCACAGCCAGCCATTTCTGCTTATTTGACCATGAAGTGTATCAGgcttgataaaatgttatatatgatattgatatCATATTGGGCTTTAATATACATCtagctgtttgctgtctgagAGTACTATCAGACGGCTTCAGGGGTCTCACTGGTGCTCAggctgaaaagggttctgtatgtGTCGATGGAGCCTGAGCGTGGGGGCCCTAGTTTCAGGTCCCAGGAGAGAGTTGGGCCTCTGTCTTTCTAGAAGCTGAGGCCATGATAACAAAAACCAGGTGTAAGCGATACCATAAGATATTGTCACGTGCTAATGTATGGATTGTgcgctatgtgtgtgtgtaattttgccTTAAAAGCTGAAGCATCTTGGACTTCGGGGAGATTCCACATTGGCTCCTGGGTCTCTGCAACAAGGGCTTTTAGTGCTatctttaatttgaaataaagttgttcatgtttaaatccagatagtgtctacagagctttcatcatcccacctacacaactgagaataaacaacaaccACCATTGCTTTCTAATTACCCAAGAACTGTACTTTCACTTACCTTTTAGAATGATCAGAAATCAAGCTGCTCACGACTGTTGATGCTGTGCTCTGCTCCTCCAGCTCCGCACGAATGTGCAGCACTGATGAAATAGTAGTTATAACTGGGGCTTTACTTTAACTAATATAGGTTTCACATCAACAGGGCTGGGCACAGTTTATTAttgagtttattattgacataaccatgccatggCAGACATCCTATGCTGTCATAAATTGTCTTGACAGGCATTGTCATTTGTATCATGTAATGGCTAACAATTAGCAAAAACCAGCATGTGACTTTAGCTGTCACCACATCAAACATTGTGGCATTTGTCATACACCCAGAGCTTGGTAgaaaaacatatacatataccataatatattaaaaagtaacatattcagaatacatttggAATACTTACTAATAAAGCACATGGGAAAACCTCTGCTTTtggaatttttatttaatggacACTTGCTGTTACTATTCCAGTAAAACAGAGATGCTAAGCTTATCACTTATGCACTTCTCCACTACTGAGGAGACTATTCTGTTCCATCATccctcagtaacgctgagattaagaacagataatcagactgatttatcagtccactcaggcttgagttcattaatgctgaaataaaTGACTGACTCCTCACATTGATAAGTAACAGTTTACTATAGGCATTAACTAATGTATATGTTGACATAAAAAACAAGATgtacaataatacaaataatcCTAAAAATTCTACACACACGCTGTTTGATTTTATTaccacttttagaaaataattttaCTTTTGGGATGTCATGGAAATCCCAAAAGTTTTGTCATGGAAATTCTGACAACAGAATGAATCACAAGTTTTGAATAAGCAAGAGTTATTTATATAGGAAATTAAAGTGATACAGACCAGAGAGTAAAGAGATGAGAGTGCATGCTCTGAAGTGGTCTCTTTTACACAGGGGATTTATACCCCAAACTGAGTGTTGACTAGATACCAAATAAGGGGAGGTTAACAGCTGCTGTTACGAGTCTTTGGCAGGTTTCTGTTAATACAGCCATATAGCTTTGTGAGTACATGCAGCATCTTCTGGTCATGCTGTATGTGCACGTCTTATAAAAAGTATTAGGTGGGTGTAAGACAGACAACTGAGATCAATCACCATCTGAGGATACATCTTGTTTTTGTATCTAGGCAGCTATCAGTGGGATCACTAGGTGTTTTGTCCATGACCTTTTGTCGTACATAGTCTTACACTCTGCAAGTAATAAAGCAAATACATTCAAGTACAAtccagtcatatttcaacattcattgccagttttctctttttagatcatgCCAATGGGAAAAAACTttcctctgactcactttcttctctgacaccacatccctccactgtgtgtgtatgtgagactcactcgagtctcagtgatCATCGTAATGcgcagatctgattggctgagtagggttacgtgtgatatttacaatgcatgtgattggtctgtgaatCTCTTGGCCctctgtaaaggctagaaaagctatgctgattaaaactgtaaaacccTGCCGAAATTAAATCATTCTCTATAGTTTATTGACTGTAGATCTatgtccgcataggacagcgtctgggtccgaaCTCGGACTTGAATCCGCCTCTTAGTGACCTCTGACCTAGAGGATAATTCAAACTTCAGTTTAACATTAAACCGTGACATTGGCCTATGTATATGAGCGATACTAGCCAAATAGAGACATCTGTTGAAGAAGCTACAgagtgatggtgatgataagCACAGGTCTCCTCCAAGCACTAGCATTAGCAAAGCCATACTGCAGAGCATTTAGCTGTGTTTCATATCTGAATACCTGTAAAAAATGACCTTAAAAAGCTGTCTAACGAGACAGATTCATCTATGCACATTTCTGGAACTAGTCACACTGCATAATATCTCCCTCATTTGATAAACAAACAATTGAGGACCTTATTCTGTATAAATCTGATCTTCTACATAGTCATTTGCAAACATAATGATGTCTTTCAAAGCCACCAGAATCAAGACATCCAGATGCAGGTAATTGGTAATCTCCTCGCTATAGTTCTTCACAGGGTAGATGCAGTTCATTGGGACCCCCAAACCGTCACGGCACTCCTGCATCTGTAGGACAAACGCAACAGAATGTTGCTGTATGCTTGTTTCATTATCAGGTTAAGAGTCACATTTTCATTCCTACATTCCTACAATCTATATTAAGCAATACGTCAGTGTTAAAAAGGGTGGACAtttaccaaaacacacacagtctgctaGCCACAAAGCAGATAATCCACCAAACACTCTGTTGTATCAGAAAACTGTGACGTggctattagagctaggccttagTCACTATGGAATTCTAGTAATTAGTAGTACTAACCTAATGACAACTCTTTAACCCTATTGTTACTATCCAAAATGTAAGAAATGAAACTGTAGCGCTGGAATACTTGCAGTTTGAATACAAgtatgattttattattataataaggCCGCCACATCTGTGAAAGTACCATTGACacctttttaatttctttttttttcagggatGTTGATGCTTATTTCACCATGACAATGTCAAGAAAAATTTTGCATGTTGTCCAAAAgatagactggcctgcctgcaatccagaactgtctcccattgaaatttgtgttttattatgcTCAAAATATGACACTGAAGGCCCTGTACGGTTGTGCAGCTGAAGTCTTGTATAATAGAAGAATGGCAAATAATTaagctttcaaaactggatcattttctgtcttcagtgcccaaatgtttatgtttgcagttaaaaggaaaggtgaagtacaaaaacaattacatttctCAATGAAACCTAAAATATTGGGTTTCTATACTGTTTACAATTAAATACAGACCGAGCAGGACCTacctaatcactgctttcttttctgtCCACCATTTTTACTGCAGTCACCCCTTTCCAGTTGCTCATGAAGAAGCAGTGATTTTCTTATATTACCTGAATGGTAGCTTTCTGACAGAAGAGAAAGACCAATAGAGGTGGAGCATGTAACTGGAGAAAAAGCTCTACTTACCTTCTCTTTGATTTTCTTGCTGGTGTAAATCTTTTCCAGGTCATGTTTAACTAGTGGACATACTTCATCCACCATGGTCATGATGGTGACTTGGGGAATTCCTGCAAAACccaagcaaaacatttttgtatCGAACTTAGAGTTCAAACATAATCTTTAATATAACAAATGATCAGCTAGATTATTATAGCCTTTGCGTAAGTGAACACTCACCCAAGTCACGTGCCTTTTGTCGAACCTCCTTCATCTTGGAGACCACTTTGTCAGAGGTGAGGGAGATTTTGTGTGCTGGTAGAACACTCACCAGACAGTGAACTCTGTCTTTCAGGCTGGGGCTGCTGTTGTAGTATTGGTTATCTTTCTCAATTGGACCTGCAGGAttgaactgaaaaagaaaaaaaaaacagaaaaaaggaattGTAATGATACATCACAGTCAGTAGTTTGACAGAATAGACTACTTCAATTGAATTTAAAGAAGGCTTTACATCTTAAAAGGGGCCAaatttttctcacattttttttattctgaggTCCACTTAAAAAGTTTGTGTGGGACTACAAACAGCCATATATTAGTTCTGCATTACCATTTCCCAACCTCTTTTAATCTCTtacaattaaatgtttaaatgtttttgttactgtgccttaaagactgaaaaatggctctgttctgattggctgaccatcggctgccctgtattgtatgTCACTCAGAAACCAGACCAAGTGTAAACACTCCTCATGAGTTCCTGGGGGAATAGgctgagctaaactgctgtccGCAGAGTaggaagaaaaataagaatttgTTTTTTCGTAACGTCAGTTTCCATTTATATAGACTGCATGGACTGTTGAGTGAACGGTATGTCTGAAACTTTagttgtacattaaaatgtgaaaaaaagtctttatttgctgaatttaacatgtggGGATGTGGCCTAGGCAAAAGTCTACTGAACTCATTAAAATACCCCTCCAGAGGAGGTAAAACACTTCCACTTTGGTCACACTGCATATCATTATGCATGGCAACTGAAGGTTGAGGTACAGGGGGGAAacattacatgaaatgcttggactcactggacattttataacacaccacacacacacacacacacacacacacacacacacacacacacacacacacacacacacacacatcttctaagccgcttatccttctgggtcgtgggggatgctggagcccatcccagctgtcattgggtggaaggcaggatactccctggacaggtcgccagtccatcacagggcagaaaggcagacatacacattcacacatgcatgcacacatttAGCGTATCAAATTGAACCTGGAAGAAACCCATGtggacacggggagaacatgcaaactctacacagaaaggACTATAAAACACTAATCATATataattactgactgtagccaagCTTTGGTGTACTATTTGTTAGCCACCATGAATGTCCATgaatggaaagggaccaccacaggaccactgcaATTATTTTGCATACGCCTTGTATATTCCTGTTTTTTGACTGATTTCTCAAGAAGGTAGTTTGTGCACACATggaacaaacacattttcacaatcAACTTTGTTGGATTATGTTCTTCAcatataaactaaaaataagCAACAGTGTTGAGACATTGTGTTATTGACCTCCTGTACTCACTTAATGGTCAACTCCTCCTGCATTgcttattataattattaaggTTGGTGTTTGTGTCACACATGTTCCCATAGCCATATAACCATAGGGCTGCGCTAAAATAACTAACTTCATATTAGAAATGTTAAGACTGTGTAGTTCAATGTTAGCTAAAACAGAATATCATGAATATGGAGAGCATCATAAATAAAGATGTTGATCAACTTACTGTGTAGCCATTTTTTATGTGACCATCTAAGATGTTTTTTATATCATCTGTGCAAACTCCCATTGACTGTTCCAGACCCATGATGTCAGTGAAGACAAATGGATAGAAAGATCCCGGCCCATCTTTCTTCAGCCTATGATATTTAAACTAGGTACAAAACACAAAGATTATTCTATAAAAatattggctttttttttttttaatgagctgcAATGTGGGGTGACAGCAATACAACAAATTCATTTCAGTAAATCAGAGGAGTAATGAATTCATTGACAAGAGAGATCAACTAACCCAGATAGCAAGCATATATCTGTGTGCTGTCTTGCTAAGGTCAGCACCCTGCAGACTGTATGCCACTGCTAGTCCACGCTTGGACCACCAAAATTATTGTCCTGCAAGTTcaaactagtttttaatctcctcaaacagattttagatAACAGTCTTTTAATTTGGGAAAATAAACTAATATGAATGTTCCAGacaaatatgtataaaatgatttagtataaaattattttgttatttttattgaaagtaCTACATTGGTTATAGATGTATAACTGAATTTATTTATCACATTGCAGTTAGTTATTTACTAAACTGATTTACAAAAGATAACAAAAGTAAGGAATGAtggaaaaatatgtaaattggACTGTGGGTGATGAATGACTGATGCTTCACACTTTGCTTAACCACCAATTTGCTTAACCAGAATAACACTACTCAAAAAACTAGGTGGCTGCCTGCTTTGTGTCATCAGTCCAACAGTGGCCAACTAACCTCTTGCTACCTGGGATCGTATTTTAGACAAGAGCTAACAATATCTGGGATTCAGTGAAGTCATTATTACCTTCACAGTGAAGCTGTGACTTTCAACATCAGCTGCTGAATTTGCCAGTGCAGCTGTTGTGTTGCGGCCTTGTAGGACGGTGTTGACAGAGTTGATGAAGCTGGACTTCCCTGCTCCAATTGGGCCATGAAGCAGAATCCGGAGCTGATTAACGTCTGGGGTGCTGAGCTGGAATTCCTTCAGTTTTCTCAACATCTTAGTTTTGTTATCTTCACTATTTAGGAAAATAAACCAAGCAAATAGGTGATCTATGGGAAATGTGAGCTATCAAGGACACAAAGAttgtttatgtaatgtttataattACTGGTCGTACCTCCATTCCACTGGCCTCCATGGTGTATCCAATTCTGTCAAAATTACAGTGGTTTCAGTGTGTATGTGCTTATATGAATACTGccttttttttgcttatatGTCTATAGATTGTCAGCAAAGAGCAATAAAAATATACCAACATGCATTCATGACATCCAATTTAAGTTCAGCTGAACATTTGTGTTTGGTGTGGTGGGAGTTGTTTATATAGTTTATGTATATAAAGCAGCTTACCTGGCAATGGGGCAGCAGGAGGGACAGTTTTATAGGACTTAAACCATTTAGTCATGTTTAACATGCTGGTGTCCACCTGTTGAGGACAAGATGCAATATTATGTATTACAGTGAGATTAGGGTTAGTGATGATAAACTTAATCTTATTGTTATCATATAAGTGACATTCTTACAACATTAGGTCAATCTTCTGCATAGCTTTTTACAATCATCTTGAGTTAATCCCTCTTAAAAAAATACCATTTTAAGTAGTCTTAAGTCTAGTTTAGCtcaaaaaagagagaatgtaGGTTGCTGAAGTTACACACATTTTGGTTGAATCTTTACTGTTATATTTTCTTGTCAAATTACCTGGTCATGTGATGCAGTATCAGCATTTAGATTGgctgttttataatagtttgtTTTACAAAGCAGAGACACTTGTGTCATGCAGatggacttcatctcccagaatactctgggagatcacatgacagaTCATGTGCTTTTGGACGACATCTTAAGAgagaactcaaataaccaaaagTCTATGGCAGATCATGTCTTTCCCGTCTTCAGTGATCTCAGACCCCAGATTACTGACTCACTACACCTGTACACATTAGTCAGTTTAGAGTATTTAAGCCCGGGCTTCAGATAGAAatgttgtgaggtattgctaTGCAATTACTGAGCGGTTCTAGTCTATTCTATTCTCTCTGTCCTGTGTTTTGATCATTTGCTACATTTATCTTGTTTTCGATTCTTGACTAGCCCTCTTGTACTGTTACCTGTTTGAATTGATCTGTGTATGACCTTTTTGGATTGGACTCTGACTTTGATTTGTATTTTGCCCCTTTTTGGATCCTCTCATTATCGGGTGATTAaactctctcttcctttcatcCACAAGTACTCTGTCCCACCATTACAGAATACCTCGCCACCATGCAGACAGCGTATAAGGACGCTTTCCAGAAGGTGCTCACCGAGCAAGGCCATCGCTAGCTAACCAACAGGCAGAACAGCAAGCTCAACTGGTTCAATTGGTTAGCAGTGTGAGAGATGACCAGCCAGTTCCTAAGTACAAGCTCTGCAGAACCAGCGCCCACCCCGGTTCTAACCAACCCCTGTGCTACATATTCACGTGTAACATTTCCGGTTAGTAAACCTGACAAGTTTTCTGGTGAACCTGACAAATGTCGGTTTCTTATTACAATGCTCTGTATTTTTTGATAATTCACCCATAGGATCTGATCAAGCTATGCAATTACTGAGCGTTTCCATTGTGTCTTATTTGCCTGTCCCGTGTTTTGATCCTTTGCTACATTTATCTCGCTACATTTATCTTGTCTAGCCCTCCTGTACTGTTACCTGTTTGGATTGATCTGTGTATGACCTTTTTCGATTGGACTTTGATTTGTATTGTGCCCCTTTTTGGATCCTCTCATTATCGGGTCATTAaacactctctcttcctttcatcCACAAGCGTCTGGTACGCTGTCCCACCATTACAACTTGCAACTATGGCAGGAGGATTTACTTTATAGTCTAAGCAAATTCAAGAAACTTGTTTGTTTCTTGTGTGGAGTTGATTTTACCACATATACACCACCTGTTCAGGAGAGCCTTCAGGGGGAAATCAAATTCAGAGTGTCTCTTAaaaatgtgtgcatgttctGCATTTGATTCATTCTTTCAAGGCTAGGACAGTCCCCAGCAACAGGCATGGAGTAATCTGCTTTTTCCCCAATCCTCCCAGAAgagtatatttacatttacggcatttggctgatgctcttatccagagtgatttacaatttgacatttacacaggtaggcaaaggtagtgttaggaatcttgcccaaggactcttattggtacagtttAGGGTGCTTGtacaggcaggggattgaaccccagtctacagcatagaaggcagaggtgttacccactacactatactatgtATACAGCATATCTTCAAATGTTTCTCAAAATCTATTGGCTCAGCGCCATCATCGTATGCTCAGAACAATGACACGTTAAGTGGTGTCAGGTGGTTTCATGCAAGGAGCTTGATGCTTGATTGAACAGTATTTGCTTGAACATCTTGGGTTTAACTTAGACTTATATGATTTAGTCTTTCATTTACTGCTCAAGCTTTATTTATATGGCACCTTTCatactttaaaaatgaagatgaatGTGCTCCACAGTACACTAAAAACAGGAGTAAACAGAATGCAACAAGGCAATAGCAGATAAGGGGATATATTATAGatataattcattattataGAACTATAATAATTAAATG containing:
- the ifi44b gene encoding interferon-induced protein 44, coding for MLNMTKWFKSYKTVPPAAPLPELDTPWRPVEWSEDNKTKMLRKLKEFQLSTPDVNQLRILLHGPIGAGKSSFINSVNTVLQGRNTTAALANSAADVESHSFTVKFKYHRLKKDGPGSFYPFVFTDIMGLEQSMGVCTDDIKNILDGHIKNGYTFNPAGPIEKDNQYYNSSPSLKDRVHCLVSVLPAHKISLTSDKVVSKMKEVRQKARDLGIPQVTIMTMVDEVCPLVKHDLEKIYTSKKIKEKMQECRDGLGVPMNCIYPVKNYSEEITNYLHLDVLILVALKDIIMFANDYVEDQIYTE